From Heliomicrobium gestii, a single genomic window includes:
- a CDS encoding RluA family pseudouridine synthase, with product MEVVRLSVTPEAADSRIDVWLVQKGLVPSRSHGQNWIKEGLVTLDGGPLKANYRLRPGDVIEVTPPAPEAAAILPEDIPLDIVFQDGDIAVINKPAGLVVHPAEGHWSGTLVNALLHHIKDLSGINGELRPGIVHRIDKDTSGLLVVAKNDRAHIHLTEQVKDHRVRREYLAIVHGVIDAETGRIEAPIGRDPKDRQRMAVTAGGKGAVTHFRVLARFPEQGFSLLHCRLETGRTHQIRVHLAHIDHPVAGDPKYGPRKGAFGLTGQALHAWKLEFVHPRSGEPLQFRADPPAAFVQVLETLQGNPTDPTHPGSPASQGNEGDSPLTKFDLLRYTQLKQEPPL from the coding sequence ATGGAAGTGGTTCGTCTCTCCGTCACGCCGGAAGCAGCCGACAGCCGCATCGATGTCTGGCTGGTGCAGAAGGGACTGGTCCCGTCGCGATCGCACGGCCAGAACTGGATCAAGGAAGGCTTGGTCACCCTGGACGGCGGTCCCTTGAAAGCCAACTACCGCCTGCGGCCCGGTGATGTGATCGAGGTGACGCCGCCGGCGCCGGAAGCGGCGGCGATCCTTCCGGAAGACATTCCCCTTGATATCGTCTTTCAGGACGGGGACATTGCCGTCATCAACAAACCGGCGGGCCTCGTCGTCCACCCGGCCGAGGGGCACTGGTCAGGCACGCTGGTCAATGCCTTGCTCCATCACATCAAGGACCTGTCGGGGATCAACGGCGAGCTGCGGCCCGGCATCGTCCACCGCATCGATAAGGACACATCGGGCCTGCTGGTGGTGGCGAAAAATGACCGCGCCCACATTCATCTCACCGAACAGGTGAAGGACCACCGGGTGCGCCGCGAGTACCTGGCCATCGTCCACGGCGTCATCGACGCCGAAACAGGGCGGATCGAGGCGCCCATCGGCCGCGATCCCAAGGACCGCCAGCGGATGGCTGTCACGGCCGGCGGGAAAGGGGCTGTCACCCATTTTCGCGTCTTGGCGCGGTTCCCGGAACAGGGGTTCAGCCTGCTCCATTGCCGCCTGGAGACGGGCCGGACCCACCAGATCCGCGTACACCTGGCCCACATCGACCATCCCGTCGCCGGTGACCCCAAATACGGCCCGCGCAAAGGGGCATTTGGTTTAACGGGACAGGCGCTGCACGCGTGGAAACTGGAGTTTGTCCATCCGCGCAGCGGCGAGCCGCTGCAGTTTCGGGCCGATCCGCCGGCCGCCTTCGTTCAGGTGCTCGAAACGCTTCAGGGGAACCCAACAGACCCAACCCATCCAGGGAGTCCAGCGAGCCAGGGGAACGAGGGAGACTCGCCGTTGACAAAATTCGACCTTTTGAGGTATACTCAATTGAAACAGGAACCCCCCCTTTAA
- a CDS encoding DUF167 domain-containing protein, translating to MLWIQERPGGIRFKIRLQPRASKNEVCGLLDDALKVRLTAPPVDGEANAACLQFFAKAFGVPRSQVRLVAGETSRLKTLEVDAITPEDLRKKFDI from the coding sequence ATGCTCTGGATCCAGGAACGACCCGGCGGCATTCGCTTCAAGATCCGCCTGCAGCCGCGGGCATCGAAAAACGAGGTCTGCGGTCTCCTCGATGATGCCTTGAAGGTCCGCTTGACAGCGCCGCCTGTCGACGGCGAAGCCAACGCCGCCTGCCTGCAGTTTTTTGCCAAGGCTTTCGGCGTTCCCCGCAGCCAGGTACGCCTGGTGGCGGGCGAGACATCGCGCCTGAAGACGTTGGAAGTGGACGCGATCACCCCGGAGGATTTACGGAAGAAGTTTGACATCTGA
- a CDS encoding TraR/DksA C4-type zinc finger protein, translated as MPDSHEAAWWRLNAMETDIRDQLTHMTQDSLGESMGESIQELSLYDNHPADVGSEVYERGKDLGTRDRFSRELEEIANAKRRISEGIYGICEKCHQRIPEERMEAMPTASLCIGCQTDEEELHPDRHPRPIEEDVAPYPWGGNSDNLFSIGEHGTDRDENDPVMFDGEDTWQILAQYGSSDTPSDVEFTPEYPNIMPNHFERVGGTEAIAMIPVEKGKDGVFYQDMDGVDDEEGPKPL; from the coding sequence ATGCCGGACAGCCATGAGGCCGCCTGGTGGCGACTGAATGCGATGGAGACGGACATCCGGGACCAACTGACCCACATGACCCAGGATTCCCTGGGCGAATCGATGGGCGAGTCGATTCAGGAACTGAGCCTCTATGACAACCACCCCGCCGATGTGGGCAGCGAGGTCTATGAGCGGGGCAAGGACCTGGGGACACGGGACCGCTTCAGCCGGGAACTGGAGGAGATCGCCAACGCCAAGCGGCGCATCAGCGAGGGCATCTACGGGATCTGCGAAAAATGCCATCAAAGGATCCCTGAGGAGCGGATGGAGGCCATGCCGACGGCGTCGCTCTGCATCGGTTGCCAGACCGATGAGGAGGAGCTGCACCCCGACCGCCACCCCCGGCCGATTGAAGAGGATGTGGCGCCCTACCCCTGGGGCGGCAACTCGGACAACCTTTTTTCGATCGGCGAACATGGGACCGACCGCGACGAAAACGACCCGGTTATGTTTGACGGTGAGGACACCTGGCAGATCCTGGCCCAGTATGGCAGTTCCGACACACCCAGCGATGTGGAGTTCACGCCTGAGTACCCCAACATCATGCCAAACCATTTTGAGCGTGTGGGGGGGACGGAAGCGATCGCCATGATCCCCGTTGAGAAGGGAAAGGATGGCGTCTTTTATCAGGACATGGATGGCGTCGATGACGAAGAGGGACCGAAACCGCTCTAG
- a CDS encoding YggT family protein, whose amino-acid sequence MGIGETYQIVNIAFEVLKFLIVIRVILSYFPHNPDGTIIRFIYDITEPVLSPLRRIIPMPASLPLDFSPIVAYILLEVLERALLQLMF is encoded by the coding sequence TTGGGAATCGGAGAGACCTATCAGATTGTCAACATTGCTTTTGAGGTGCTTAAGTTTCTCATCGTCATCCGGGTGATCCTCTCCTATTTCCCCCACAACCCCGATGGGACGATCATCCGCTTTATCTATGACATCACCGAACCCGTCCTGTCGCCGCTGCGCCGGATCATCCCCATGCCGGCGTCGTTGCCCCTCGATTTTTCCCCCATCGTCGCCTATATCCTGCTGGAGGTGTTGGAGCGGGCGCTGCTCCAACTGATGTTCTAA
- the lspA gene encoding signal peptidase II, with protein sequence MSHGPSRRIGNGVFWIVLAATIAVDQLTKVIVQTKMAEQESIPLITNIFHLTYILNPGAAFGMLANKTLFFIAITMVVVGAILYFYRRVPEEQVWLRLGLALQAGGAVGNLIDRIRTGLVIDFFDFRVWPVFNVADTAITIGVGLIMVSLLFAPEEEKKALASGETAGPRE encoded by the coding sequence ATGAGTCACGGGCCGTCGAGACGAATCGGCAACGGTGTTTTCTGGATAGTCCTGGCGGCGACGATCGCCGTCGACCAACTGACCAAAGTGATCGTGCAGACCAAGATGGCGGAACAGGAATCGATTCCGCTCATCACCAACATATTTCATCTGACCTACATCCTCAACCCCGGCGCCGCCTTCGGCATGCTGGCCAACAAGACGCTCTTTTTCATCGCCATCACGATGGTTGTCGTCGGCGCCATTTTGTATTTCTACCGTCGCGTGCCGGAGGAGCAGGTCTGGCTGCGCCTCGGCCTGGCCTTACAGGCTGGCGGCGCTGTCGGCAACCTGATCGACCGGATTCGCACCGGCCTGGTCATCGATTTCTTCGATTTTCGCGTCTGGCCCGTCTTCAATGTGGCCGACACGGCCATCACCATCGGCGTAGGGCTGATCATGGTCAGCCTCTTGTTCGCGCCGGAGGAAGAGAAAAAGGCCCTCGCCTCTGGCGAGACGGCGGGTCCGCGCGAATGA
- the pyrR gene encoding bifunctional pyr operon transcriptional regulator/uracil phosphoribosyltransferase PyrR, with product MKLLDKALLMDDDAIRRAITRIAHEILEKNEGIENLALVGIRRRGVPLAKRLQEKIQEIEGSTVPFGALDITLYRDDLTTLDVQPVIHKTEVPFSLNGKKVVLVDDVLYTGRTVRAALDALIDIGRPQVIQLAVLIDRGHKELPIRADYVGKNVPTSKREVISVRVMEVDGEDGVSIQDMVD from the coding sequence ATGAAGCTCCTCGACAAAGCCCTGTTGATGGATGATGACGCCATCCGCCGGGCCATCACCCGCATCGCCCATGAGATCCTGGAAAAAAACGAAGGCATCGAAAACCTGGCCCTTGTCGGCATCCGGCGGCGCGGCGTCCCGCTCGCCAAGCGGTTGCAGGAGAAGATCCAGGAGATCGAAGGGAGCACGGTGCCCTTTGGCGCGTTGGACATCACCCTCTACCGTGACGATCTGACAACGCTCGATGTGCAGCCGGTGATCCACAAGACAGAGGTGCCCTTTTCACTGAACGGCAAAAAAGTCGTCCTCGTCGACGACGTGCTCTATACAGGCCGCACCGTGCGGGCCGCCTTGGACGCCCTGATCGACATCGGTCGTCCTCAGGTGATCCAGTTGGCCGTCCTCATCGATCGCGGTCACAAGGAACTGCCCATCCGGGCCGACTATGTTGGCAAGAACGTGCCCACATCCAAACGAGAAGTGATCTCTGTCCGCGTCATGGAAGTGGATGGAGAGGACGGCGTTTCCATCCAAGACATGGTCGACTGA
- the ileS gene encoding isoleucine--tRNA ligase codes for MRANLPKREPDMIKFWEEIDLYREVAKANAGKPKFILHDGPPYANGDIHLGHTLNKVLKDFIVKFHSMDGYDAPYVPGWDTHGLPIEQQAIKALGLNRHAVSTVEFRRRCQEYALKYVDIQRKGFKRLGVRGDWDHPYVTLKPEFEAAQIGVFGEMAKKGYIYKGLKPVYWCASCETALAEAEVEYADKESPSIYVKFPLRDAKGLFDGKDAYVVIWTTTPWTLPANVAVTVHPEFAYVLVRFGEDRLLVAKELLAKFMADTGLEGGQIEQEFTGKDLERLVCKHPFFERDSLVILGEHVTLEQGTGCVHTAPGHGVEDFQVGKAYNLEVISPVDNRGKFTAEGGPFAGMTTTQANPAVIEELKERGLLIRAGKIKHQYPHCWRCKHPILFRATEQWFASIDGFRKEALEAIDKVRWIPAWGRDRIYNMVADRGDWCISRQRTWGVPIPIFYCADCGEAIINDETITHIQGLFRKEGSDVWFAREADDLVPPGLTCGKCGHGKFRKETDIMDVWFDSGSSHAAVLETREDLHFPADLYLEGSDQHRGWFNSSLSTSVATKGVAPYKAVLTHGFLVDEQGRKMSKSLGNGVEPQDVIKDMGADILRLWVASVDYRNDVAASPNIMRQTADGYRKIRNTFRYFLGNIADFDPKTDAVPFESMTELDRWAMMLLHKLIQRITAACRNYEFHVVYHAVHNFCAVDMSAIYLDIIKDRLYASPAKSLARRSAQTVLYHTADALVRMLAPFISFTAEEVWGYLPGAKERAKTVQTAGWPEADSRFIDAALAEKVDRLLDIRAVVSKALETARQAKVIGHSLEAEVRLFVDADLRSFLEGEELATFFIVSSVQLAGAPDGAPSTAYREADVAGLAVEVVKAPGQKCERCWIYSEEVGAVADRPTVCPRCAAALEG; via the coding sequence ATGCGGGCGAACCTGCCGAAACGGGAACCCGATATGATCAAGTTCTGGGAAGAGATCGACCTCTACCGGGAGGTGGCCAAGGCCAACGCCGGCAAGCCGAAATTCATTCTCCACGACGGCCCGCCCTACGCCAACGGCGACATCCACTTGGGTCATACGCTGAACAAGGTGCTCAAGGATTTCATCGTCAAGTTTCACTCCATGGACGGCTATGACGCCCCCTATGTGCCGGGCTGGGACACCCATGGCCTGCCCATCGAACAGCAAGCCATCAAAGCCCTCGGCTTGAACCGTCATGCCGTTTCCACTGTCGAGTTCCGCCGCCGCTGCCAGGAATATGCCCTGAAATACGTGGACATCCAGCGCAAGGGCTTCAAACGCCTTGGCGTGCGCGGCGACTGGGATCACCCCTATGTGACGCTGAAGCCGGAGTTTGAAGCCGCCCAGATCGGCGTCTTCGGCGAAATGGCCAAAAAAGGCTACATCTACAAGGGACTGAAGCCGGTCTATTGGTGCGCCTCCTGTGAGACGGCCCTGGCCGAGGCGGAGGTCGAGTACGCCGACAAGGAATCGCCCTCCATTTATGTGAAGTTTCCCCTTCGGGACGCCAAAGGCCTCTTCGATGGCAAAGACGCCTATGTGGTCATCTGGACGACGACGCCCTGGACGCTGCCGGCCAACGTGGCTGTCACCGTGCATCCCGAATTCGCCTATGTCCTCGTTCGTTTCGGTGAAGACCGGCTGCTTGTGGCGAAGGAACTGCTGGCCAAGTTCATGGCTGACACGGGCCTGGAAGGCGGCCAGATCGAGCAGGAGTTCACCGGTAAGGACCTGGAGCGTCTCGTCTGCAAGCATCCCTTTTTCGAGCGCGATTCGCTGGTGATCCTGGGCGAGCATGTCACCCTGGAACAGGGCACCGGCTGCGTTCACACGGCGCCGGGCCATGGCGTGGAAGACTTTCAGGTCGGCAAAGCCTACAATTTGGAGGTCATCTCGCCGGTTGACAACCGGGGCAAGTTTACCGCTGAAGGCGGCCCTTTTGCCGGCATGACGACGACGCAGGCGAACCCCGCCGTGATCGAGGAGTTGAAGGAGCGGGGCCTGCTGATCCGGGCCGGCAAGATCAAGCACCAATACCCCCACTGCTGGCGCTGCAAGCACCCCATCCTTTTCCGGGCCACCGAGCAGTGGTTCGCTTCCATTGACGGCTTCCGCAAAGAGGCCCTGGAAGCGATCGACAAGGTGCGCTGGATTCCCGCCTGGGGCCGCGACCGCATCTACAACATGGTCGCCGACCGGGGCGACTGGTGCATCTCGCGGCAGCGGACCTGGGGCGTGCCGATCCCCATCTTCTACTGCGCCGACTGCGGCGAGGCGATCATCAACGACGAGACGATCACCCACATCCAAGGGCTCTTCCGCAAAGAGGGCTCTGACGTCTGGTTTGCCCGTGAGGCCGACGACCTCGTCCCGCCGGGCCTGACCTGCGGCAAGTGCGGCCACGGCAAGTTCCGCAAAGAGACAGATATCATGGATGTCTGGTTTGACTCGGGATCCTCCCATGCGGCGGTGCTCGAGACACGGGAGGATCTGCATTTCCCGGCCGATCTCTACCTGGAAGGCTCAGATCAGCACCGTGGCTGGTTCAACTCGTCCCTGTCCACGTCGGTGGCGACCAAAGGTGTGGCGCCGTACAAAGCCGTCCTCACCCACGGCTTCCTCGTCGACGAGCAGGGTCGCAAGATGTCCAAATCCCTGGGCAACGGCGTCGAGCCCCAGGATGTGATCAAGGACATGGGCGCTGACATCCTGCGCCTCTGGGTCGCATCGGTCGACTACCGGAACGACGTGGCGGCGTCGCCGAACATCATGCGTCAAACGGCCGACGGCTACCGCAAGATCCGCAACACCTTCCGCTATTTCCTGGGCAACATCGCTGACTTCGACCCGAAAACGGACGCGGTGCCCTTCGAGTCGATGACCGAACTGGACCGCTGGGCCATGATGCTGTTGCACAAGCTGATCCAGCGCATCACCGCCGCCTGCCGGAACTACGAGTTCCACGTCGTCTACCACGCCGTCCACAACTTCTGCGCTGTCGACATGAGCGCCATTTACCTCGATATCATCAAGGATCGCCTCTACGCCTCGCCGGCCAAGTCGCTGGCGCGCCGGTCGGCCCAGACGGTCCTCTACCATACAGCCGACGCCCTGGTGCGGATGCTGGCGCCCTTCATCAGCTTCACCGCCGAAGAGGTCTGGGGCTACCTGCCCGGCGCGAAAGAACGGGCGAAAACGGTCCAGACGGCCGGCTGGCCCGAAGCCGACAGCCGCTTCATCGACGCCGCCCTGGCGGAAAAGGTGGATCGCCTCCTCGACATCCGCGCTGTCGTATCGAAAGCCCTCGAAACGGCTCGCCAGGCCAAGGTGATCGGCCATTCCCTGGAAGCCGAGGTGCGCCTCTTCGTCGACGCTGATCTGCGGAGCTTCCTGGAAGGGGAAGAACTGGCCACCTTCTTTATCGTCTCTTCCGTTCAACTGGCTGGCGCGCCCGATGGGGCGCCGTCCACAGCCTACCGCGAGGCCGATGTGGCCGGTCTGGCCGTCGAGGTCGTCAAGGCGCCGGGCCAAAAGTGTGAACGCTGCTGGATCTACAGCGAAGAAGTGGGCGCCGTTGCCGATCGTCCGACCGTCTGCCCCCGTTGCGCCGCCGCGCTGGAAGGGTAA
- a CDS encoding PFL family protein → MPLSISPQEIMETIRMVQMENLDIRTITMGISLRDCCRTDAAATAKAVYDKVTRMAGNLVKTGEEIEGRYGIPIINKRISVTPISLIAESMGLDGYVTVAKALDDAAKTVGVNFIGGYSALVHKGMTPGDRALIESLPEALAVTERVCASVNVATTKAGINMDAVALMGRIVKAAAEATADRDGLGCAKLVVFCNVPEDNPFMAGAFHGVGEPECVINVGVSGPGVVLNAVRKKPGCDFGELASIIKETAFKITRMGELVGRAASERLGVPFGIVDLSLAPTPAIGDSVADILEAMGLERCGTHGTTAALAMLNDAVKKGGAMASSYVGGLSGAFIPVSEDAGMIAAVEVGALTLDKLEAMTCVCSVGLDMIAIPGDTPAETISAIIADEAAIGMINRKTTAVRIIPVPGKKVGDHVEFGGLLGHAPVMPVHGFSSASFVARGGRIPAPLQALNN, encoded by the coding sequence ATGCCCCTTTCCATATCGCCCCAGGAGATCATGGAAACCATCCGCATGGTTCAGATGGAGAATCTGGACATCCGCACCATCACCATGGGGATCTCCCTGCGCGACTGCTGCCGCACCGACGCGGCGGCGACAGCGAAGGCCGTCTATGACAAGGTGACCCGCATGGCCGGCAACCTCGTCAAGACGGGGGAGGAGATCGAAGGCCGTTACGGCATCCCCATCATCAACAAGCGCATCTCTGTCACCCCCATCTCCCTCATCGCCGAGAGCATGGGCCTGGATGGCTATGTCACCGTCGCCAAAGCCCTGGACGACGCCGCCAAGACGGTGGGCGTCAACTTCATCGGCGGCTACTCGGCCCTCGTCCACAAGGGGATGACCCCCGGCGACCGGGCGCTGATCGAATCGTTGCCAGAAGCATTGGCCGTCACCGAGCGCGTCTGCGCCTCCGTCAATGTGGCCACCACCAAGGCCGGCATCAACATGGACGCCGTGGCGCTCATGGGCCGGATCGTCAAGGCGGCCGCTGAAGCGACAGCGGACCGTGACGGACTGGGCTGCGCCAAGCTGGTCGTCTTCTGCAACGTCCCTGAGGACAACCCCTTTATGGCCGGCGCGTTCCACGGCGTCGGCGAACCGGAGTGTGTCATCAACGTCGGCGTCAGCGGCCCCGGCGTCGTCCTGAACGCCGTCCGCAAAAAGCCCGGCTGCGACTTCGGCGAACTGGCGTCGATCATCAAAGAGACGGCCTTCAAGATCACCCGCATGGGTGAACTGGTCGGCCGGGCCGCTTCGGAACGGCTCGGCGTGCCCTTCGGCATCGTCGACCTGTCCCTGGCGCCGACGCCGGCCATCGGCGACAGCGTCGCTGACATCCTGGAAGCGATGGGCCTGGAGCGCTGCGGCACCCACGGCACGACGGCCGCATTGGCCATGCTCAACGACGCCGTGAAAAAGGGCGGCGCCATGGCATCATCCTACGTCGGCGGCCTGTCAGGCGCCTTCATCCCGGTCAGCGAAGACGCCGGCATGATCGCCGCTGTCGAGGTGGGCGCCCTGACGCTGGACAAGTTGGAAGCGATGACCTGTGTCTGCTCTGTCGGCCTCGACATGATCGCTATCCCCGGCGACACGCCGGCCGAGACGATCTCGGCCATCATCGCCGACGAAGCGGCCATCGGCATGATCAACCGCAAAACGACGGCCGTCCGCATCATCCCCGTGCCCGGCAAAAAGGTGGGCGATCATGTGGAGTTCGGCGGATTGCTTGGTCACGCGCCGGTCATGCCGGTTCACGGGTTCAGTTCGGCCTCCTTTGTGGCGAGGGGCGGGCGGATTCCGGCGCCGTTGCAGGCGTTGAATAACTAG
- a CDS encoding YlmH family RNA-binding protein — MGSSRERRFSHLPPGEGREKLARILDQAEQCRRTYRQQVTDFLEPYLRKAAQDLLRGPEGVPHVADGGYEGAERQRLVLLPHEDDWPDSRICWLLGEPSGNVETIGHRDYLGALLGLGIRREKVGDLKLTERGCAVALDADVAPYVESQWRQVRQSDLSIRLIDDGNVPAFVDEGEERTLTVASLRLDALIAAIWHLSRSRADEAIGRGLLKVNGLEMTDGSKGADEGDILSLRGFGRAILRGVGGETKKGRIRLTVWQPADR, encoded by the coding sequence ATGGGATCGTCTCGTGAACGACGCTTTTCCCACCTGCCGCCTGGAGAAGGGCGGGAAAAGCTGGCCCGGATCCTCGATCAGGCGGAACAGTGCCGGCGCACCTACCGGCAACAGGTGACCGATTTTCTGGAACCGTACCTGCGCAAAGCCGCTCAGGATCTCCTGCGCGGGCCTGAGGGCGTCCCCCATGTGGCCGACGGGGGCTATGAGGGGGCCGAACGCCAGCGGTTGGTGCTCCTTCCCCATGAGGATGATTGGCCAGACAGCCGGATCTGCTGGCTATTGGGGGAGCCGAGCGGCAATGTCGAAACAATCGGCCACCGGGATTACCTGGGGGCCTTGCTGGGGTTGGGGATCCGCCGGGAGAAGGTGGGCGATCTCAAGTTGACGGAGCGGGGCTGCGCTGTCGCCCTGGACGCGGACGTGGCCCCGTATGTGGAGTCCCAGTGGCGCCAGGTGCGCCAGTCAGACCTCTCGATCCGCCTCATCGATGACGGGAATGTTCCGGCTTTCGTCGATGAGGGAGAGGAACGGACCCTCACGGTAGCTTCCTTGCGTCTCGATGCGCTGATCGCCGCGATCTGGCATCTCTCCCGTTCGCGGGCCGATGAGGCCATCGGACGGGGGTTGTTGAAGGTGAACGGCCTTGAGATGACCGACGGGAGCAAAGGGGCTGATGAGGGGGACATCCTCTCGTTGCGCGGTTTTGGACGGGCCATACTGCGCGGCGTCGGCGGCGAGACGAAAAAGGGACGCATCCGGTTGACGGTCTGGCAACCGGCCGACCGCTAA
- a CDS encoding DUF5665 domain-containing protein, giving the protein MEREQPQVDRRLVESLNERIATLAVDMEKIRVAEYVDLFNDPKRLLYLNFLAGMARGLGMTIGFTVLGAVALLILRELVVLNLPLIGGFIAEVVRMVQTQLGM; this is encoded by the coding sequence ATGGAAAGAGAACAGCCACAGGTCGACAGGCGACTCGTCGAATCGCTCAACGAGCGGATCGCCACGCTGGCGGTGGACATGGAAAAGATCCGTGTGGCCGAGTATGTTGACCTCTTTAACGACCCCAAGCGGCTCTTATACCTGAACTTCCTAGCCGGGATGGCGCGCGGGCTCGGCATGACCATCGGCTTTACCGTTCTGGGCGCCGTGGCCTTGCTGATCCTGCGTGAGTTGGTGGTGCTCAATCTGCCCCTGATCGGCGGGTTCATCGCTGAGGTGGTTCGCATGGTTCAGACGCAGTTGGGCATGTAA
- a CDS encoding ACT domain-containing protein: MPEKKDNRVIVTVIGADRVGIIASVATIIADAGANILDISQTILQGEFFTMIMVIDMNDAKASFDQLRKALEEKGKELGVQIMAQHEDVFKFMHRI; this comes from the coding sequence ATGCCAGAGAAAAAGGACAACCGTGTCATCGTCACCGTCATCGGCGCGGACCGGGTGGGGATCATCGCCAGTGTGGCCACCATCATCGCTGACGCCGGCGCCAATATCCTCGATATCAGCCAGACGATCCTCCAGGGTGAGTTCTTCACCATGATCATGGTCATCGACATGAACGACGCCAAAGCCAGCTTCGATCAACTGCGCAAGGCGCTGGAAGAGAAGGGCAAAGAACTGGGCGTCCAGATCATGGCCCAGCATGAGGACGTTTTCAAATTCATGCACCGCATCTAG
- a CDS encoding DivIVA domain-containing protein has product MLTPLDIHQKEFRKGAWGYKPEEVEEFQRQAAQSFEELYKENLLLKEQVARCEENLSRYRQLEETLNSTLVLAQKTADEQRASAEREAEVRLREAQLQADQIVAAARTKQQEMERQYEHLRNQFRQFRVQFRAMLLSQLESVKGEDWEGMAGMVEPYADARPWSQAAVLDKEEQAG; this is encoded by the coding sequence ATGCTGACACCGCTTGATATCCACCAGAAAGAGTTTCGCAAGGGCGCCTGGGGCTACAAGCCGGAAGAGGTGGAAGAGTTTCAGCGTCAGGCGGCCCAGTCGTTTGAGGAATTGTACAAGGAAAACCTCCTCCTGAAGGAACAGGTTGCCCGCTGCGAGGAAAACCTGTCTCGTTATCGCCAACTGGAGGAGACCTTGAACAGCACATTGGTGCTGGCGCAGAAAACGGCCGATGAACAGCGGGCTTCTGCCGAACGGGAGGCGGAGGTGCGGCTGAGGGAGGCTCAACTCCAGGCGGATCAGATCGTGGCGGCGGCGCGAACGAAACAGCAGGAGATGGAACGCCAGTACGAACACCTGCGCAACCAGTTCCGCCAGTTCCGTGTTCAGTTCCGGGCTATGCTGCTGTCGCAACTGGAGTCGGTCAAGGGAGAGGATTGGGAAGGGATGGCCGGCATGGTGGAGCCCTATGCCGACGCCAGGCCCTGGTCGCAGGCGGCTGTGTTGGATAAAGAGGAGCAGGCCGGCTGA
- a CDS encoding phosphate propanoyltransferase, with product MFDAAKKEVTVGVSNRHLHLSEADMVRLFGEGYQPERMKDLSQPGQYAAKETVTLMGPKGLIEGVRLLMPLRKQSQVEVAVTDCYKLGIPPVIRDSGDLAGAPGITLVGPQGQVTLEEGAIVAARHIHLSTVEAAQLGLKDKERIAVEVGGARGLRFDHVLIRVHGSFAAEMHVDTDEANAAVIKNGQTVKMLFEQRP from the coding sequence TTGTTCGATGCAGCAAAAAAAGAGGTCACCGTGGGCGTGTCCAACCGGCATTTGCACTTGTCCGAGGCGGACATGGTCCGGCTCTTCGGCGAAGGATACCAGCCCGAACGGATGAAGGACCTGTCCCAGCCGGGTCAGTATGCCGCGAAGGAAACGGTGACGTTGATGGGGCCCAAGGGATTGATCGAGGGCGTTCGATTGCTCATGCCGCTGCGCAAGCAGTCCCAGGTCGAGGTGGCCGTGACGGACTGCTACAAGTTGGGGATCCCGCCGGTCATCCGCGACTCGGGCGACCTCGCCGGTGCGCCGGGGATCACCCTGGTGGGGCCGCAGGGACAGGTGACGCTGGAGGAAGGGGCCATCGTAGCGGCGCGCCACATCCACTTGAGCACGGTAGAGGCGGCCCAACTGGGCCTAAAAGACAAAGAGCGCATCGCCGTCGAGGTGGGCGGCGCCCGGGGGTTGCGCTTCGACCATGTGCTGATCCGGGTGCACGGGTCCTTTGCCGCAGAGATGCATGTCGACACTGATGAAGCCAATGCGGCGGTGATCAAAAACGGGCAGACCGTCAAGATGCTCTTTGAACAGCGTCCATAA
- a CDS encoding alpha/beta-type small acid-soluble spore protein, which produces MPNRRKAAFPGAQGALDRFKYEVASEIGLANKVQSAGWENMTTREVGSIGGFMTKKMVQLAEQQLAQSNGVSATLARSAGTDAQQGALQDSGR; this is translated from the coding sequence ATGCCGAACCGGAGAAAAGCCGCATTCCCTGGGGCGCAAGGCGCGCTGGACCGCTTCAAGTATGAAGTAGCCTCCGAAATCGGCCTGGCCAACAAGGTTCAGAGCGCTGGCTGGGAAAACATGACCACTCGTGAGGTTGGCTCCATCGGTGGTTTCATGACCAAGAAGATGGTCCAACTGGCTGAGCAGCAACTGGCCCAGAGCAACGGCGTTTCTGCCACCCTGGCCCGTTCTGCCGGGACCGACGCCCAACAAGGCGCGCTTCAAGATTCCGGCCGATAG